The uncultured Cohaesibacter sp. genome segment TCGGTCAGTGCTTTGGCGCGGATCTGTATGAAGCTGAAGTGCGCTATCTGATTGCCAATGAATGGGCAATCACAGCTGAAGATATCCTGTTCCGCCGGACCAAATGCGGCTTGCATTTCACCGAGGAACAAAAGGCAGCCTTTGCCGCCTATCTGGACAGCTATTGGGCAGAGGCAAAATCGGCCTGACCTCCAATCAGTATAGCAAACGAACAACCGTGTCCCCCTTGCACCCACAAGGGGGACGCCTAAGATCAAGATACCGTAGCATTCGAGGGAAGAGGCGAATCGCTCATGAAGCATAATTATGTAATGGCCATCGACCAGGGCACGACCTCGTCGCGGGCAATTCTGTTTGACGCCGACTACCGCATTCGGTCTGTCGCACAGCAGGAATTCACCCAGCATTTCCCCAAATCGGGTTGGGTGGAGCATGATCCGGAGGAAATCTGGGACACGGTGGTGACCGTCTGCCGCGAGGCGATGGAAAATGCCGGAGCGCATGCATCGGAAATTGCTGCGATCGGGATCACCAACCAGCGTGAAACCACCCTCGTCTGGGACAAACGAACCGGAGAATGCGTCTACAATGCCATTGTCTGGCAGGACCGCAGAACGTCGGACTATTGCAATAAATTGCGCGACGAAGGCCTCGAAGAGACAGTCACGGAGAAGACCGGGCTGTTGCTCGACCCATATTTCTCCTCCACCAAAGTGGCCTGGATCATCGACAATGTGGAAGGTGCGCGCGAGAAAGCAGAAGCGGGCCATCTGGCCTTTGGCACCATCGACAGCTTCCTTTTGTGGCGCCTGACGGGTGGCACTGTCCATGCGACGGATGCGACCAATGCCAGCCGCACTATGCTCTATGACATCCACAATGGTCGCTGGAGCAGCACTCTGCGCCAGATTCTCAATCTGCCGCAAGGTTTGGCACGGCCAGAGGTGAAGAATTGCGCTGATGATTTTGGCATCTGCATGCCAGAGCTTTTTGGCGGCCCGATCCCGATTACCGGCATTGCTGGCGACCAGCAGGCGGCCGCCATCGGTCAGGCTTGCTTTGAGCCGGGCATGATGAAATCCACCTATGGCACGGGCTGTTTTGCCTTGCTTAATACCGGTGAAAAGCCGGTGCGGTCCGAGAACCGGCTGCTGACCACCATCGCCTATCAGTTTGACGGCAA includes the following:
- the glpK gene encoding glycerol kinase GlpK, with product MKHNYVMAIDQGTTSSRAILFDADYRIRSVAQQEFTQHFPKSGWVEHDPEEIWDTVVTVCREAMENAGAHASEIAAIGITNQRETTLVWDKRTGECVYNAIVWQDRRTSDYCNKLRDEGLEETVTEKTGLLLDPYFSSTKVAWIIDNVEGAREKAEAGHLAFGTIDSFLLWRLTGGTVHATDATNASRTMLYDIHNGRWSSTLRQILNLPQGLARPEVKNCADDFGICMPELFGGPIPITGIAGDQQAAAIGQACFEPGMMKSTYGTGCFALLNTGEKPVRSENRLLTTIAYQFDGKPTFSLEGSIFIAGAAVQWLRDGLGIIEKANQTGPLARKADESQQVYLVPAFVGLGAPYWDADCRGAMFGLTRGTGPEEVCRATLESVCYQTRDLLAAMRKDWEEESETKLRVDGGMVASNWTMQFLSDILNAAVERPRILETTALGAAYLAGWKVGFYPEPQEFAKSWSLESRFDPQMDEELRERKYAGWQDAVSRTLSH